A section of the Paenibacillus odorifer genome encodes:
- the nrdE gene encoding class 1b ribonucleoside-diphosphate reductase subunit alpha → MRHIELNNMLMKRDESGFFQLDKDLEAVAEFMRDVERRSLVFANTKAKVDYMIEQDFYENFYEQYSTAEIEEVYQITHAYNFSFPSYMAASKFYTDYAVKTNDRKQYLEHYPDRVAAVALHLGRGNADTAGVLARSMMEQRLQPATPTFLNAGKSRRGELVSCFLIEMDDSLNSINYVLNTCMQLSKIGGGVAVNLSKLRSRGETIKGVEDAAKGIIPVLKLMEDGFSYADQMGQRKGSGAAYYNIFGWDVLEFLDSKKINADEKTRLKTLSIGLIIPNRFYKLAKDNEALHVFAPYSVYKAYGTHLDDMDLDDMYDKLLADPRVKKKKAMSARDMLTKIAMIQLESGYPYIMNKSNANAAHALKNVGQIKMSNLCTEIFQLQETSEIADYGQESTIRRDVSCNLASLNIVNVMEHGKIRESVHEGMIALTAVSDMTSISNAPGVAKANKEMHSVGLGVMNLHGYLAKNNIAYESEQARDFARTFFMTMNFHSLEKSMEIAAATGRSFHGFEASDYATGAYFERYLTTDYRPVTPRVQELFGDIYIPSPADWEQLRDAVKANGLYHAYRLAIAPTASISYIQNATSSVMPIVEQIETRTYANSTTYYPMPYLRPDNVFFYKSAYQMDQFKVIDLIAEIQPHIDQGISTVLHVNSDVSTRELARSYLYAAHKGLKSLYYTRTKKLSVEECLTCSI, encoded by the coding sequence TTGCGGCATATTGAATTAAACAACATGTTGATGAAGAGAGACGAAAGTGGCTTCTTTCAGTTAGACAAAGATCTTGAGGCAGTAGCCGAATTTATGCGGGATGTAGAGCGCCGGAGTCTGGTTTTTGCGAATACAAAAGCCAAGGTTGATTATATGATTGAACAGGATTTCTACGAGAATTTTTACGAACAGTACAGCACGGCGGAGATTGAAGAAGTCTACCAGATTACCCACGCCTACAACTTCAGTTTTCCATCTTATATGGCAGCTTCGAAATTCTACACGGATTACGCTGTAAAAACCAATGACCGCAAACAATATCTGGAGCATTACCCGGACCGTGTGGCGGCAGTCGCCCTTCACCTGGGACGCGGCAACGCCGATACTGCCGGGGTACTTGCCCGTTCGATGATGGAACAGCGCCTGCAACCTGCGACCCCAACCTTCTTAAATGCCGGTAAGAGCCGGCGTGGTGAGCTCGTCTCCTGCTTCCTAATCGAAATGGACGACTCGCTCAATTCCATCAACTATGTGCTGAATACCTGCATGCAGTTGTCGAAGATCGGTGGCGGTGTGGCCGTCAACCTATCCAAGCTACGCTCCCGTGGTGAAACTATCAAGGGTGTTGAGGATGCTGCGAAGGGAATTATACCTGTACTTAAGCTGATGGAAGACGGCTTCTCCTATGCAGATCAGATGGGTCAGCGTAAAGGATCAGGAGCAGCCTATTACAACATTTTTGGCTGGGACGTTCTGGAATTCCTCGACAGCAAGAAGATCAATGCCGACGAAAAAACAAGACTCAAAACCCTGTCCATCGGCCTGATTATTCCGAACCGCTTCTATAAGCTGGCGAAGGACAATGAAGCACTGCATGTATTTGCTCCTTACAGTGTGTACAAAGCCTACGGAACGCATCTCGACGATATGGATCTGGATGACATGTATGATAAGCTGCTGGCCGATCCACGTGTCAAAAAGAAGAAAGCTATGAGCGCACGGGATATGCTGACCAAAATTGCCATGATCCAGCTGGAATCTGGCTATCCATATATCATGAACAAGAGCAATGCCAATGCGGCCCATGCTCTGAAAAACGTCGGACAGATCAAAATGTCCAACCTTTGTACTGAAATCTTCCAGCTGCAGGAGACCTCAGAGATTGCCGACTACGGACAGGAGAGTACAATCCGCCGCGATGTAAGCTGCAATCTGGCTTCCTTGAACATTGTTAACGTGATGGAACATGGCAAAATCCGTGAATCCGTACATGAGGGCATGATCGCCCTGACCGCTGTTAGCGATATGACCAGTATTTCCAATGCCCCAGGCGTAGCCAAAGCAAACAAGGAGATGCACTCTGTCGGTCTTGGCGTCATGAATCTGCACGGCTATCTGGCTAAGAACAACATTGCTTATGAAAGCGAGCAGGCCCGCGATTTTGCCCGGACCTTCTTTATGACCATGAATTTCCACTCGCTGGAGAAAAGCATGGAAATCGCTGCCGCGACGGGCCGATCTTTCCATGGATTTGAGGCTTCTGATTATGCTACGGGAGCTTATTTTGAGCGTTACCTGACTACCGATTACCGTCCGGTTACCCCAAGGGTACAAGAGTTATTCGGAGATATTTATATCCCATCCCCAGCTGACTGGGAACAATTGCGGGATGCGGTAAAAGCAAATGGCCTATACCATGCTTACCGTTTGGCGATTGCGCCAACGGCCAGCATTTCCTATATCCAAAACGCCACTTCAAGCGTTATGCCGATTGTTGAGCAGATTGAGACTCGGACTTATGCTAATTCAACTACTTATTATCCGATGCCGTACCTGCGGCCGGACAATGTGTTTTTCTATAAATCGGCTTACCAGATGGACCAGTTCAAGGTAATCGATCTGATCGCGGAAATTCAGCCCCATATCGACCAAGGTATCTCGACCGTTCTGCATGTTAACAGTGATGTTTCCACCAGAGAACTGGCCCGCTCCTACCTGTATGCGGCGCATAAAGGCTTGAAGTCGCTGTATTACACCCGGACCAAAAAGCTGTCTGTCGAGGAATGCCTCACCTGCTCAATCTAA
- the nrdI gene encoding class Ib ribonucleoside-diphosphate reductase assembly flavoprotein NrdI, producing MLVAYDSKTGNVRRFISKLKLPAVQIEEHMTIDEPYVLITYTTGFGQIPEKVSTFLKNNNANLKGIAASGNKNWGELFAHSADLIADRYNVPVIGKFELSGTFGDVERIKQEVSRVAAY from the coding sequence ATGCTAGTCGCGTATGATTCAAAAACAGGAAATGTCAGACGCTTCATCAGCAAACTTAAGTTGCCGGCTGTGCAGATTGAGGAGCATATGACGATTGACGAGCCCTATGTGCTTATTACATATACCACCGGCTTTGGACAGATTCCAGAAAAGGTGTCTACTTTCTTGAAGAACAATAATGCCAATCTGAAAGGCATCGCCGCCAGCGGCAATAAGAACTGGGGCGAGCTGTTCGCGCACAGCGCGGACTTGATTGCAGATCGGTATAACGTGCCCGTTATCGGTAAATTTGAGTTATCGGGTACATTTGGCGATGTAGAACGGATTAAACAGGAGGTGAGCCGGGTTGCGGCATATTGA
- a CDS encoding helix-turn-helix domain-containing protein: MIKLLIADDEALVCIGLQSMLKWEQYNIEIVGIAHNGAQEEEMIDTLRPDIVISDIKMPIKSGLEVANAVRKKHGRLPLFIILTSYEEFEYARGAIEVQATDYLVKLELTPEALDASIRKAISQLEAFQTLDSYPMLAHRGNLQAQRDKFFIRLFNNLFANKNQYLLQRDDLNLELKEPAYLVCTCRILGPDSVPPRGDKMVALCSSTVQMAKDTLTSIRPCYVTSLDLRNFAVTLPVNGTDSRQWMPEIEMLLTHMASILHNYFNVRIIGAIGFAVEDPYLLRESYLAARKALPAAVKAQSFVFFAEGESLEQDHLLFDFSELRTEIRRAFEEMDTQALYAIISKMIEIFDGRADLLVPATDAACNILYMATSLLADGENIVEQIFENEPEGYRAIYQMHTIEEIAGWLIQFRDGCSDILSTRRQSYKEQLVKNVQEYIKRNLGTKLSLNQVADVFNFSPNYLSHLFSKVAKVNYVEYITEIKITTAKEMMARGEGRIYEISQKLGYESAFYFSKVFKKVTGISPREYMQQLKADSPPDRSLGVNNRS; the protein is encoded by the coding sequence TTGATCAAGTTGTTAATCGCTGATGACGAGGCCTTGGTCTGTATCGGCTTGCAGTCCATGCTGAAGTGGGAGCAATATAATATAGAAATTGTCGGCATTGCACACAACGGGGCTCAAGAGGAAGAAATGATTGACACCCTCCGTCCTGACATCGTAATCAGCGATATAAAAATGCCAATTAAAAGCGGCTTAGAAGTTGCCAATGCGGTACGCAAAAAACACGGCCGGCTTCCTCTGTTCATCATCTTAACAAGCTACGAGGAATTCGAATACGCACGTGGAGCGATTGAAGTGCAAGCCACAGATTATCTAGTGAAGCTGGAACTGACACCAGAGGCACTTGATGCCTCCATTCGGAAAGCAATTTCCCAGTTGGAGGCTTTTCAAACCCTAGACAGCTATCCCATGCTTGCTCATAGAGGCAATCTACAAGCCCAACGCGATAAATTTTTCATCCGCCTATTCAATAACTTGTTTGCGAATAAAAACCAGTACCTTCTGCAGAGAGATGATTTAAACCTTGAGCTCAAGGAACCTGCATATCTAGTCTGCACTTGCCGTATTTTGGGACCAGACAGTGTCCCGCCCCGCGGCGATAAAATGGTTGCTCTGTGCTCAAGTACCGTCCAAATGGCCAAAGATACGCTTACTTCCATAAGACCTTGTTATGTGACCAGTCTGGACTTGCGCAATTTTGCTGTAACCCTGCCCGTCAACGGGACGGATTCACGGCAATGGATGCCTGAGATTGAAATGCTATTGACCCATATGGCCTCCATACTCCATAACTACTTCAATGTAAGGATCATCGGCGCGATCGGCTTTGCGGTCGAGGATCCTTATTTGCTGCGGGAAAGCTACCTCGCTGCGCGAAAAGCGCTTCCTGCTGCGGTTAAAGCACAGTCGTTTGTGTTTTTTGCCGAAGGAGAGTCGCTGGAGCAGGATCATCTGTTGTTTGATTTCTCCGAATTGCGTACAGAGATCCGCCGTGCTTTTGAAGAAATGGATACCCAAGCTTTATACGCCATTATCTCCAAAATGATCGAAATCTTCGACGGCCGGGCCGACCTGCTGGTTCCCGCCACTGATGCCGCCTGCAACATTCTGTATATGGCCACTTCACTACTTGCAGACGGTGAGAATATTGTGGAGCAAATTTTCGAAAATGAACCGGAGGGCTACCGGGCTATCTACCAGATGCATACGATTGAAGAGATCGCCGGCTGGCTGATCCAGTTCAGGGACGGTTGCTCGGACATCCTCTCTACCCGCAGACAAAGCTACAAGGAGCAGCTCGTCAAAAATGTCCAAGAGTATATTAAACGAAATCTCGGAACTAAGCTCTCGCTCAATCAAGTGGCGGATGTCTTCAATTTCAGTCCCAACTATCTGAGCCACCTTTTCTCCAAGGTTGCCAAGGTCAACTATGTGGAATATATCACGGAGATCAAAATCACGACAGCCAAAGAAATGATGGCACGCGGGGAAGGTCGCATCTACGAAATCTCACAGAAGCTGGGATATGAGAGTGCCTTCTATTTCAGCAAGGTCTTCAAAAAGGTAACCGGAATTTCCCCCAGAGAATACATGCAGCAACTTAAAGCAGATTCACCGCCTGACCGAAGCCTCGGAGTAAACAACCGTTCTTGA
- a CDS encoding sensor histidine kinase, whose translation MAVFALLIASLLSFFSYELITYYQRKTTIQATEFNLQLVSHIIEQDLIDLSSLAMTCSTNSSTNTLITDYFSSPKASSKEAVNVFNSMQQDFLNNRSNSYARRLIVTDSNGKFLQVDKTGTSVPLTIHNIGQITGLSNDAEEKWDRVIKDPLSNTNGIPFVFPIYGKGASRVGTVYLLANTTVITDKLKGYSLPKNSRLLLTLGNHHYQLIGDQVIAIAEPYEPVAYTNDKPVGPQTELSMVKLADEKESHIVVSYPVRSGVILSQTLSNDLFAPKTNIWILVMLGVCLLVIVLSAIITLYLTRTISLPVEKLKKRIDKIAQGNFLLDRNIEWNSELGDVGRGINRLSQDIVALMDSRLADEKQKQELEYRMLQSQINPHFLYNTLNSIKWMATIQNATGIAEMTTSLSRLLRSIAKDNRRLMPLKDELSLLDDYFLIQKYRYGSTVSMVKEIDNEELLTGLIPRFTLQPLVENAIFHGIEPKGRGEILIKVAKSGFADILVTIEDNGVGMKEEEISTILSNPGDGSKEMPENIGLRSVNERLRLAFGDNYGLSIESESGQYTRMKILLPFLQKE comes from the coding sequence ATGGCCGTATTCGCACTGCTGATAGCGTCGCTGCTGTCTTTTTTCAGCTATGAATTAATTACTTATTATCAGCGTAAAACAACCATCCAGGCGACCGAGTTCAATCTGCAGCTGGTATCTCATATTATTGAACAGGATTTGATTGATCTGTCATCCCTGGCGATGACCTGCAGCACTAACTCTTCTACTAATACCCTGATCACAGACTACTTCAGCTCACCTAAGGCTAGCTCTAAGGAAGCAGTTAATGTATTCAACTCGATGCAGCAGGACTTCCTGAACAACCGCTCCAACAGCTATGCCCGCCGTCTGATTGTTACGGATAGCAACGGCAAGTTTCTGCAGGTGGATAAAACCGGCACCTCTGTTCCGCTTACCATACACAATATCGGTCAAATTACCGGCCTTAGCAATGATGCCGAGGAGAAATGGGACCGGGTGATCAAGGACCCGCTCTCCAACACGAACGGAATTCCTTTTGTTTTTCCTATTTACGGCAAAGGAGCTTCCCGCGTTGGAACAGTGTACCTGTTAGCGAATACCACTGTTATTACCGACAAGCTGAAAGGGTACTCCCTGCCGAAGAATTCCCGGCTGCTGCTGACGCTCGGCAATCATCATTATCAGCTCATCGGCGATCAGGTCATCGCCATTGCAGAGCCGTATGAACCGGTGGCCTATACCAATGATAAACCTGTCGGTCCGCAAACCGAGCTGTCCATGGTCAAGCTGGCGGACGAGAAAGAGAGCCATATCGTGGTATCTTATCCCGTACGCAGCGGAGTCATTCTGTCACAGACTTTATCCAATGACCTGTTCGCTCCCAAGACAAATATATGGATTCTGGTTATGCTCGGCGTCTGTCTCCTGGTTATTGTCTTAAGCGCTATCATTACGCTGTATCTGACCCGTACCATCAGTCTTCCGGTGGAAAAACTGAAGAAGCGGATTGATAAGATCGCCCAGGGCAATTTCCTGCTGGACCGCAATATCGAATGGAACAGCGAGCTTGGCGATGTCGGACGGGGTATTAACCGCCTGTCCCAAGATATCGTAGCGCTTATGGACAGCCGGCTCGCTGACGAGAAACAGAAACAGGAGCTGGAATACCGGATGCTGCAGAGTCAGATCAATCCCCATTTCCTGTACAACACACTGAATTCGATCAAATGGATGGCTACAATTCAGAATGCTACCGGCATCGCAGAAATGACCACTTCACTATCTAGACTGCTGCGCAGCATCGCCAAAGACAACCGTAGACTGATGCCGCTGAAGGATGAGCTGAGCCTGCTGGATGATTATTTTCTGATTCAGAAATACCGCTATGGCAGTACGGTCTCTATGGTAAAGGAGATTGACAACGAGGAACTGCTAACCGGCCTAATTCCACGATTCACGCTCCAGCCCCTGGTCGAGAACGCCATCTTCCATGGCATTGAGCCCAAAGGCAGAGGAGAAATTCTCATTAAGGTGGCCAAAAGTGGATTCGCCGATATTCTAGTTACGATTGAAGACAACGGTGTAGGGATGAAGGAAGAAGAAATCTCCACGATTCTGTCGAATCCAGGTGACGGAAGCAAAGAAATGCCCGAGAATATTGGACTCCGCAGCGTAAATGAACGTTTGCGCCTGGCATTTGGGGATAATTACGGTCTTTCGATTGAGAGTGAGTCGGGCCAATATACCCGGATGAAGATTCTTCTGCCGTTCCTGCAAAAGGAATAG
- a CDS encoding ABC transporter substrate-binding protein, whose amino-acid sequence MKLKRFYGITLATVFSMSLLAGCSGNNNNEGAAATTAPATGNSANASAEPSQEPVTLKWALWDWEATAYYKPLIDAYKAEHPNVTIEYVDLGSTDYMTMLSTQLSGGADLDVLTIKDIPGYSNLVKQNHLEPLKSFMSGNAIDPSVYGGTVEQIEVNDEVYALPFRSDFWILYYNKDLFDKAGVEYPSNDMTFEQYDELARKMTSGSGSEKVYGAHYHTWRSAVQLFGILDGKNTVVDGNYDFLKPTYERILKEQEDGIVMDYATLKTSSTHYSGVFYNNSVATMNMGSWFIATQIEKVKSGESQSANWGIAKYPHPDGVEAGTTLGTITSLAVNQKSKHKEAALDFMKFVTGEEGAKVIASTGTIPAIKNDEVINSITSIEGFPADENSKAALTTVKTYLEMPMHEKSADIEVILNEAHDNIMTKNASIDEGLDDMNARVQQLLNN is encoded by the coding sequence ATGAAACTGAAAAGATTCTATGGCATAACCCTCGCCACAGTATTCTCCATGAGTCTGCTGGCTGGATGTTCTGGTAATAACAACAACGAAGGTGCTGCTGCAACGACAGCTCCAGCAACGGGGAATTCTGCAAACGCTTCCGCTGAACCGAGCCAGGAGCCTGTGACTTTGAAATGGGCCTTGTGGGATTGGGAAGCTACCGCTTACTACAAGCCACTGATCGATGCCTACAAAGCTGAGCATCCGAATGTAACGATCGAATATGTCGATCTGGGGTCGACGGACTATATGACCATGTTAAGCACACAACTGTCCGGTGGCGCAGATCTGGACGTACTTACAATTAAAGATATTCCGGGCTACTCGAACCTTGTGAAACAGAATCACCTAGAGCCGCTTAAAAGCTTTATGAGTGGCAACGCTATTGATCCTTCGGTATATGGAGGTACTGTAGAACAAATCGAAGTGAACGATGAGGTGTATGCGCTTCCTTTCCGCAGCGATTTCTGGATTCTCTACTACAATAAAGATTTGTTCGACAAAGCAGGAGTGGAATATCCAAGCAATGATATGACATTCGAGCAATATGATGAGTTGGCCAGAAAAATGACTTCCGGCAGCGGTTCTGAAAAAGTGTACGGAGCTCACTACCATACTTGGCGTAGTGCGGTTCAACTGTTCGGTATTCTGGACGGCAAGAACACTGTTGTTGACGGAAACTACGATTTCTTGAAGCCAACCTATGAGCGGATCCTGAAAGAACAGGAAGACGGCATCGTAATGGATTACGCCACACTGAAGACTTCAAGCACGCACTATTCTGGCGTATTCTACAATAATTCCGTTGCTACTATGAACATGGGCAGCTGGTTTATCGCTACACAGATTGAGAAAGTGAAGAGCGGCGAGTCCCAATCGGCTAACTGGGGCATTGCGAAATACCCTCATCCGGATGGTGTGGAAGCCGGTACAACCCTGGGTACAATTACTTCTCTGGCTGTAAATCAGAAATCCAAACATAAAGAAGCAGCACTTGATTTCATGAAATTCGTGACTGGTGAAGAAGGCGCTAAAGTTATTGCTTCCACCGGAACCATTCCAGCGATTAAGAATGATGAAGTTATCAATTCTATTACTTCCATCGAGGGCTTCCCTGCGGATGAGAACAGCAAAGCGGCACTGACTACTGTTAAGACTTATCTGGAAATGCCTATGCATGAAAAGAGCGCGGACATCGAAGTTATTTTGAATGAAGCGCATGACAATATTATGACTAAAAATGCTTCGATTGACGAAGGTTTGGATGATATGAATGCTCGCGTACAGCAGCTCTTGAATAATTAA
- a CDS encoding carbohydrate ABC transporter permease has translation MQNETILGTKKIPKRHLSKGVRENLVAYSFIAPNFIGFALFTLVPMFFAFILAFVKWDGANPMKFIGLDNFTRLIRDTTFHKALWNTIVYTIGVVPFTMIVALALAILLNQKIMARNFMRTVFFFPYVASLVAVAAVWNFIFSPTMGPINNILHTLTGIPLEDLPRWAADKHWAMFTVILFTVWKNMGYYMVIYLAGLQGINPELYEAAELDGAGAWRRFRNVTVPQLAPTSFFVLMILVINSFKVYDIFINLFAGADNQLNDSTRVMVYQIYNTAFRSLDYGYASAMAIVLFLLVLGITIVQFRGEKKYGQ, from the coding sequence ATGCAGAACGAAACCATATTGGGTACAAAAAAGATCCCTAAACGTCATTTGTCAAAAGGTGTCCGGGAAAACCTGGTAGCTTACAGCTTCATTGCGCCGAACTTTATCGGATTTGCCCTGTTTACGCTGGTACCTATGTTTTTTGCCTTTATCCTTGCTTTTGTGAAATGGGACGGGGCCAATCCAATGAAGTTTATCGGGCTGGACAATTTCACCCGGTTGATCAGAGATACAACATTTCACAAAGCATTATGGAATACCATTGTTTACACTATTGGCGTAGTACCGTTTACCATGATTGTCGCGCTGGCGCTGGCGATCCTGCTTAATCAGAAGATAATGGCCCGCAATTTCATGAGAACCGTATTCTTTTTCCCTTATGTAGCATCCCTGGTAGCCGTTGCTGCCGTATGGAACTTTATCTTCAGTCCTACGATGGGTCCGATCAACAATATCCTGCATACCCTTACCGGTATCCCGCTGGAGGATCTTCCCCGCTGGGCGGCGGATAAACACTGGGCGATGTTCACAGTAATACTGTTCACAGTGTGGAAAAACATGGGTTATTACATGGTTATTTACTTGGCAGGTCTTCAGGGCATCAACCCTGAATTGTATGAGGCTGCTGAACTTGATGGTGCGGGCGCGTGGAGAAGATTCCGCAATGTGACGGTCCCTCAACTGGCGCCTACCTCTTTCTTTGTTCTGATGATTCTAGTCATCAATTCGTTCAAAGTCTACGATATCTTTATCAACCTATTTGCCGGCGCCGATAACCAGTTGAATGATTCTACAAGGGTTATGGTGTATCAAATCTACAATACGGCGTTCCGCTCGCTTGATTACGGATATGCCAGCGCCATGGCCATTGTATTGTTTCTGCTGGTACTTGGCATCACCATCGTCCAGTTCCGCGGCGAGAAGAAATACGGACAATAG
- a CDS encoding carbohydrate ABC transporter permease: protein MVGKSKGLRISLMVLVYILLFATVLAMLVPYIWMLSSSLKMNKDVFSFPMQWIPQNPRWENFADIWTRIPLGRFIYNTAKLSIIVTILQLLTSSFAAYAFSKLHFRGKNILFLGYIATIAIPWQAYMVPQFILMRYMGLNNTHLAIILLQAFSAFGVFLMRQFYQGVPDELCEAARIDGLSEYGIWARIMLPLSKPALSTLTIFTFVATWNDFLGPMIYLTDTKLKTIQIGLRMFISQYSAEYGLIMAASVVSIIPVVIVFLALQKYFVQGVAASGIKG, encoded by the coding sequence ATGGTTGGTAAAAGTAAAGGACTTAGAATCAGCCTTATGGTTCTTGTGTATATTTTGTTGTTTGCGACAGTACTGGCGATGCTGGTTCCGTATATATGGATGTTGTCTTCTTCACTCAAGATGAACAAAGATGTGTTTTCCTTCCCAATGCAGTGGATTCCACAGAATCCGCGCTGGGAGAATTTCGCGGATATCTGGACACGCATTCCGCTGGGCCGTTTTATTTACAATACGGCGAAATTATCGATTATCGTAACGATTCTACAACTACTGACTTCCAGCTTTGCTGCGTATGCGTTTTCCAAACTGCATTTCCGGGGAAAAAACATTCTATTCCTTGGATATATTGCAACAATTGCGATCCCTTGGCAGGCTTACATGGTGCCGCAATTTATCCTGATGCGTTACATGGGGCTTAACAACACGCATTTGGCAATCATACTGCTGCAGGCATTCTCGGCATTTGGAGTATTTCTGATGCGCCAGTTCTATCAAGGTGTTCCGGATGAATTATGCGAGGCTGCCCGTATTGACGGCTTGAGCGAATATGGAATTTGGGCGCGAATCATGCTGCCGTTGTCCAAGCCAGCATTGTCTACATTGACGATCTTCACCTTTGTCGCCACCTGGAATGACTTCCTGGGGCCAATGATTTATCTGACGGATACGAAACTCAAGACCATCCAAATTGGACTAAGAATGTTCATCTCGCAATATTCCGCCGAATATGGCCTGATTATGGCCGCAAGTGTGGTTTCCATTATTCCGGTTGTAATTGTTTTTCTGGCTCTGCAAAAGTACTTTGTACAAGGTGTTGCAGCATCGGGCATTAAGGGCTAG